Part of the Spirochaeta lutea genome is shown below.
TGGATTTCCAGGGCCTTTAGGAGAATGGGTTTAATGTCGTCCTCAGGAATGAACTGTCTGCTCATGACAGGTAAAAGCTACCCGGCTGGGGGCGGGTTGTCAATCCAAGGATCTCCTAGGGGGTTGCCCGAGTTCAGGCCCCAGGGATAGCGCCGGCCATATTCTTACGTCCCGGTGGCAGGGACTTTAGACTTGGGACTGGGCATCACAATCACCATTGACATGACTATATGACTGTTTTATATTTTTAGTCACGATTAAAAGGGGGGATTCCAATGCCCAGGGGATTTGATGCCAGGGAGCAAAAAGAGATCATCGGAAGGCTGTATGAGGCGGGAGAGGAGGCCTTCAGCCGGACCGATTTTGCAAAGGTGAGTGTGGATGAGCTGGTGGGCCCTGCGGGCATTTCCAAGGGGGCATTCTACCGGTTTTTTGAGTCCAAGGAGCATTTTTACTTCGCCTTGACCCAGCAGGTGGAGGTCCGGGAGAAACAGCGGATTGCGGTCAGGCTGGAGCGTGCCTGGGATGAGCTGTCCTTAAAGCAGGCCCTGGAGTACTTTTTTTTATGGCAGTTTGAGTTGATTGAACAGCATCCCCTCTTTGAACGGGCCCTGGACCCCGCCCTGTTGGAGCGGATTATCAGGAAGCTCGGGCGGCAGGCATACCAGGAACGGATGGCCGAAGATGAGGCCTTCTGGAAGGACTGGATTGGCCGGTTCGCCGGGAAGGGCATGGTTCAGGATGAGGCTGTGCTGGCCAGAGCCTTTGAGGCGGTTAAGAATCTGATTTATCTGGTATTGCACCGCCGGGATATCGGCCCGGGATGGAAGAATACCCTGGTCTACCTGGTAGACAGGATATCCGAGGACCTTCTGCCCAAGAATAGGGAGGAATAATATGATTTCGGTTTCTCATTTATCGTACCGCTATCCCGGGAGCCCGGAACAGACCCTGAGCGATCTGAGTTTTGCCGTTCCTCCGGGGAGGATCTACGGGTTTTTAGGGCCCTCCGGAGCTGGGAAGAGCACGACCCAAAAAATACTCTACGGGGTGCTGAAGGGGTACAGCGGCGGGGTGAAAATCCTGGACAGGGACCTGGAACACTGGTCCCGGAGGGTGTATGAGGTCCTGGGGGTGGCCCTGGAGTTTCCCCGGTTCTACGAGCGGCTCTCCGCCAGGGATAACCTAACCTATTACCGGCTCTTTTATTCCGCATCGGCGGATCGGGGTCCCGAACTCATGGAATACCTCGGGCTGAAGAAGGATATGGACAGGCCCGTGGAAGAGTTTTCCAAGGGGATGAAGATGCGGTTGAACCTGGTCCGGGCGCTCCAGCACGATCCCCAGGTGCTTTTTTTAGATGAACCTACCTCGGGGCTGGATCCCATCCATGCTTCAGCCGTGAAGGATCTGCTGCGCCGGGAGGCTGAGGGCGGGAAAACGGTGTTTCTTACTACCCATAATATGGGCCTTGCTCAGGATGTGTGCCACGAGGTGGGGTTTTTGGTAGACGGCCGGATAGCGGCATCGGCTGCTCCGGATGAGCTGCGGCGGCGGCATAAGACCGGACTGGTTCGAGTGGAGATTACAGCCCGGCATGGTGAGAACACGGATCTGCTATCCCGGGAATTTCCCCTGGAGAACCTGGCTGGGAACCAGGAGTTCCTGGGGTTCTTGGCTGCCGGGCGGGTTGAACGGATCCGTAGTCTGGAACCGAACCTTGAAGAGATCTTTTTAACTACCACGGGAAGGAGCCTCCATGAATCATCTGGGGAATAGGGAGGATGGATTGTCCCGTGCCCCGGGGCCGTGGTTGGACCGTCCGTTTTGGAAGCTGTTTGGTATGGAACTCCAGGTACTCTGGAAAAACGGCCTGCCCCAGGTGTACGGGGTGGTGGCGGCCATGATGGTGGGGATTTTATCTCTGATGCCAGCCTCGGCTCAAGCCTATGTGCTGCCGGTGTTTTTGTTCATGGATCCGGCTACCCTGGGGATGTTCTTTATTCCCTCTCAACTGCTTCTGCTGAAGGATAGCCGGGTGCTTGCCACCTACCTGTTTTTGCCCCGGGATGTCAGGGTGATTTTCCGGGCGAAGATCCTGGTGTATACCCTGCTGTCTGTCGGGTCGTCCCTGGTAATCGGGGTACTGGGAGGCTGGCCGGTTCAGACCCTGGTGGTGCTGCCCTGGCTTCTGGGGGTGAACTGGCTGCTTACCATTCTGGGGGTAGCCATCGGGTTGAGGATCCGTTCGCTGAATCAGTTGTTTCTGATCCTGCCCCTGGTTCTCATTGCCCTGATTTCCGGGCTGCTGTATCTGCTGCCCGGGGCCGGATCGGAGTGGTGGCTGCTGCATCCCTTCCGGGGATTCAGCTATCCCTTCATGGCGCCCTGGCTGGGCGCCCAGGCACTGGACCTGGGTATTTCGTTCGGGTGGACCACGGCGGTAGGAGGGCTGATTCTGGGATTCTACTCCCGCACCTGGAAGCACCTTCTGAGCCAGGCGGGAAGGGGGGCGCTCCATGAATAGGGACAAGCTGCGGGTTTCCGGAGAACGGGGAATCCGGATGGGGGGCTGGAGTCAGGGTGTTGTCCTGGAGGGAAAAAAGTGGTTAAAAAATCCCCTGTACCTGTTCTTTCTAGTCCTGCCCTTGTTCATCATGGTACTGTTTGCAGTAGTCTGGCCCCTGGCGGAGAGGCTGGTTGCAAGCCGTTGGGGCTTCGATCTGCAGCCCTACCGGAGCTGGCTGGGGCTCGCCATGCTCTACATGATTCCCCAGCTCTTGGGTATGCCCCTGGGGTTCCGGCTTCTGGAAGAAAAGGATCAGGGTACCTTGGGTGTGTTCTTGGTTCTGCCCCGGGGGGCCGGATGGTACGTGGGTATGCTGCTTCTGGGGCTGGCTGGATTGTCGGTGCTCTTTGTCCTGGGACTGATGCCCCTGATCCTGGCACCCCATCTCCGGGGCTGGTCCTGGGGCGTCCATGGGTTAGCCGCCGGTATGGCGGGCCTGGAGACCTGTATTTTCGCTATGTGTATCTCCGCCCTGGCACGGGACAAGGTGGAGGGTATGACCGTGGGAAAGGGACTGTCCCTGGTTACTATGCTTCCTCTGTTGGTTTTTTTGGTTCCCGGCCGCTTCTCCGGAATCGATGTTGTGTGGCTGGCTGGGTTGACCCCGTGGTTCTGGCCCGCCGCATTATTGCTCCTGGACCTGCCGGGGCCGGAGTGGATCTGGTGGGTAACCGGCTTTGGGGTTCATGGGATTTGGCTGGGAGGTTTGCTGCGCCGGGAATTGAACCGAATCGGACGGGGTTTGTAGGAGAAGGGGGCATGGGAATCACCATAGAAAATTACTCAGGATTGCCCTTCTGCTCAGGACGGAACCGTAAAAGTGGGGTACTCTTAGGACATGATTTCCTATTCACGCCTTGAGACCGAGAGCTTTCCCGTGTTTTTGCAGAGTCAGGAACTGCAAAGCTATTTTGTGGGGGTGATGGCCCTCCAGGGAGGGCAGATTCAGATAAACCTGCAGGAGCGCAGTGAGTTTACGGATAAACCCAAGGGCACACCCCGGACCTTGCGGATTGCCTACCAGGATATTCAATCCCTGGATTTTAAACGCGGGATATTCCGGGACAAGCTGCGGATTGAGATCACCAACCCGGACCTGCTCCAGGGAATAGCCACAGCCCAGAGCAACCAGCTGGTTCTGCTGGTTAAAAAGCGCTACCGCCCGGCTCTGAAGGCCAAAATTGAGGCCCTGGTCAATCTGCTTCTGGATGCGGATATCCAAACGGAGAGTCAGGTGGAGGCCGAATCCCGCGGTCGATTACAAAACGGCTTAGACAATTAACCCATGAACACTGGAACATTGATCCTGAGGCAGGACTCTCGGTTTATTCATCGGGAATCTCCGTATCTGCCTATGATACGGCGGTTTTCCGTTGCGTAGAGAGGAACTGTTGATCAAGGAAGAGGCGAAGGAGTATCAATGACGAAGACAACATCACCCGCGGTCCGCCTGAGCGGCCTGCGGAAGTCATACGGTTCCCTGGAGGTTCTCAAGGGAATTGATTTGGAAATCCCCCGGGGATCCATTTATGCCCTCCTGGGCCCCAACGGTGCGGGAAAGACCACTACCATTCGGATCCTTGCCACCCTTCTGGGATTTCAAGCCGGCAGGGTGGAGGTCCTGGGCCATACCCTTCCCCGGGATAAGGCTCTGGTCCGCCGCCGGATTTCCCTGGCAGGACAGTATGCGTCCATGGACGAAGACCTTACCGGAAGGGAGAACCTCATCCTTCTGGGACGGCTTCTGGGTTTCCGGAAAACCACCGCAGCCCAGAGGGCCGACCAAATTCTTCGGGCCTTTACCCTGGATGATGCTGCCCAGAGGCTTGTAAAAAACTACTC
Proteins encoded:
- a CDS encoding TetR/AcrR family transcriptional regulator, whose protein sequence is MPRGFDAREQKEIIGRLYEAGEEAFSRTDFAKVSVDELVGPAGISKGAFYRFFESKEHFYFALTQQVEVREKQRIAVRLERAWDELSLKQALEYFFLWQFELIEQHPLFERALDPALLERIIRKLGRQAYQERMAEDEAFWKDWIGRFAGKGMVQDEAVLARAFEAVKNLIYLVLHRRDIGPGWKNTLVYLVDRISEDLLPKNREE
- a CDS encoding ABC transporter ATP-binding protein, whose translation is MISVSHLSYRYPGSPEQTLSDLSFAVPPGRIYGFLGPSGAGKSTTQKILYGVLKGYSGGVKILDRDLEHWSRRVYEVLGVALEFPRFYERLSARDNLTYYRLFYSASADRGPELMEYLGLKKDMDRPVEEFSKGMKMRLNLVRALQHDPQVLFLDEPTSGLDPIHASAVKDLLRREAEGGKTVFLTTHNMGLAQDVCHEVGFLVDGRIAASAAPDELRRRHKTGLVRVEITARHGENTDLLSREFPLENLAGNQEFLGFLAAGRVERIRSLEPNLEEIFLTTTGRSLHESSGE